DNA from Triticum aestivum cultivar Chinese Spring chromosome 7D, IWGSC CS RefSeq v2.1, whole genome shotgun sequence:
ATCATACCTTGTCCTTCCCTATCATGGTGTACTCACACAAGACCGAAGCGCCACAACCACACACTTGGTTACAACCTGTCGGCAGGACACACCAATCAAACGAAGCCCCGCCATCAAAATGGACAGAGCTTCGCCACCACTTCCCAGAAGATTGCGAGTAGACGACACGCTGTTGCACAGGGGTTAATACGCTTGCAACCCTTTAGGTGTGGGGTATGCCTCTGCCACAACAAGGCCAGAGGCAACATCGGCGAGGTAGATGGGAAAAGTTGACCACACTCTAGGAGATGAAGAGGGACGTGATGGAAGATTGGTACCGGTGGATAAGGTTTCTGGTAAGAGGAGAGTTTTGAGAGAGGGGCTCGGGTGTCTAGTATTTCAAAACTTCGTAAAAATTTGCTGAAATGGTATTAGTCATATTCAGTAGAATTTTCATCGTGCATATGCATCCTACTATGTTCTTGAGGCAAATCAGTCGCCTATGTAGAATAGGCCTAGTTCTTTTGGTGGATGTCAAAATAAGCTGTCAAAAGAACTGTGCTTGAATCTGATTTAGGTGACAAAAAGAAAGGGAGTGTATATCCCTTAGATGATTGAAATTTAAGAATCTCAGGTTTTCTACTTCGCATTTGTATTCAGACGCTGTGGCTTTTCTTTTATAAATTTCTTTGCTTTCTCTTACATGTGGATCGGCAATGGAACGTCCAACATGAGCCTTTCTGTGATAACTTCTTTGGCCCATAATACTTTAGTAGAAATAAAAATAGAAGAAACATTTTACAGCGAATAGGGAAATAAATAAATCAACAAACAAGAAGGAAACGTTCAATCTGTTAATCATCTGTCATGGTACGGAATACTAGAAATAACAAAATTTACAACCAGATTCATAGACAACCTAGAGATGACTACAAGTACTGGAGTGAGCCGAAGGCACGCCACTATCATCGTCGCTCCCTCGCCAGAACTGGGCAAACCTTTTTGTAGTAGACAGCCgaaaagtcatcgtgctaaggccccataggaccaacgcGTCAAAATAGCAACCGCCGCCAATGAAGTGAAATGTGGATGGGAGAGAAATGAAGATTGGATCCAAATAGATCCACCAAAAGACAACCACCGGGCGAATCTCGCGAGATCCGACGGAGACAAACAACCCCACGCCTTCTGGCGTCGCTAGACACACCATAGAGACTGGGATCGAACGTGGGAGAGACTATTGCTACTAGGAAACATCATCGCGCCATACATCCCCAACCAAAGACGCTAAACCAAACAAAAAACAAGAGTGGGGTCCCTCCCACTGGTGAGGTGTCGGGGTCCTCCGCGTCTCCACGGCCCAAAGGTCATCAGAGGAAGGGCGGACCGGCAGCAGCGCTAACTGGAGGGGTAAACCGAAATCACCTAGGAGTCTTCTCCAGGAGTAAATCAACAAATTTTAACTATAATTGAAGAACATGGCAAACAATTTAACGCTGATtggaaaggaaaaataaaaaactacATAGCAGAACCCATATGAAAAGATGGAATGTGAAATTTTACTAAATAAAAGTTGCACACACTTTTCACAAAACTTGCACACACTTTTCACAAAACTTGAACCATACCATGAATTTGCAAGAACAAAGTATAAAGTAGTGTAACATTCCGGAAATAATTGTTTATTTTCAAATCATGCTTCGCAAAATGTGGGTAGAGTCCAAGTTACTTGAAAAAAATGGCTTGTGTATCTCGTATGCCAAACATTGATGAGACATGATCAGATTGAAATAAAAGGCATGCAGTAAAgcaaaattaaatataaaacgtgcATGGGCCTAATCAGAGACCAAGCCCATCACACCAAGAACCTCACTCGTGTACCTGAAGTGCTATTTCTTGCCCGCTTATAACGGTGTATACatgttttactttttattttttgggggatccggtttatttctttttgttttcaGTCATTTTGATcttattttttgtttctttctccttttgaatgtttttatcttttagttttCCCATATTTTCGTGCTTTATATATAATTATTGTAAATATTTCATTAAAGTAAGAGAGCATATTCTTAAAACATGCAGATACTTTTAAataaacgtgaacatttttctaaaatcgTACGAACATTATCAGTTACAAATTATAATCTGTTAACACTTCTTCTGATTACATGAACATTTACAAAATATGTGAAAGATTTTTAAAATTACTAGCATTTTTTCAGAATAAGTGCACACTTTTTTTATTTCATAAATATTTTTATAATGACTTAATACTTATGAAAATAAAATTCCATTTAAAAATAAGCACATGAATATTTTACTAAATGTATGAACACCATTTTGATTACAATAGTGTTTTTTAGTATGTGGGCCTTTTTTCCTCTCGAATACGCACAAGCATGCGTATCATATATTAAAGATAGAAAAGGGGGTAAAGAGCCCCTCTACAAGAGTGTGGATTGAAACACCCGAGTCCACCCTAGGTACACATATAACGACTACTACCGATAAATCCACCGCGACAACCCAATAAAGAAACTGTCCATGGCCTTTGAGTAGACCGGCCTTAGCCCACGTTCTCCCCTCGTCCAGGATCCTAGTCCCAATTCAGGTAAGGGATGGAGAATCACCGTCAAACACGATGCCGTTCCTATGCTTCCACAGCTCTCTTTTTTAAGCATAACAACATCTACAACCACACATAGCAAAAGTGAGCCCCAAAAGGAGGAAAAACAAAATGTAAATAAAAACAAAGATAGAAaagcaaaaatggaaaaggaaaagaaatgaagaaaaaagaaCCAAAGAGAAAATATAgaaaatcagaagaaaaaagaGCTCTAAAAACAATGCAAAGAACACAAAAAGACCGTCCTGCAAAAAAAACCCAATGAAAACCGCCTCTACGGCAACGCTACTACACCTGGCCTACGCTGAAGCGCGTTGAAGGCGAGACATGAACATCTCAGCCTTCCAAACTTTTATCGGGCTTATAAGAACAAGCTTCACATCAGCAAAAAAAATGCACAAATCGTAGAAGTAATCACACGTGAAATCGACCGAGAAGAAACAAAGTTCAAACACCAGAAAAATAACAAAAGCGAAAACAAATGTAAACTGAGCATTGTGCAGAAAAAGATTCATTCAAAAAATCAATTATAGTGGGATCTTATAGAAGGAAATTTGGATGGGGATAGAGAGAATACTAGTTATCTACCTACAAGTTGGCACTATACGCCTGTTAAGGAGCATAGTCAAGACTGGTTCCTGTTAAAACATGTTTTTAGTTTATGGCACTGTTTCAGAAACAAATCAGATACTGTTAACGGAACTAAGCTATCTCAGTGCTGGGATAGTCAGATGTATCCGATCAACTCTGTTATCTTCCTAATGCCCTTTAAATTTTCAGTAAAAATAAAACCGCTTAAGTTGACTGAATAAATATGCTACCCAAACAGCAGAAGAAAATTTTGCTAGACTCAAGTACACCTGAAATCACTGAGACCACAACGAAAGTATACTGGTATATTGTGCTGAATGCCATGCAAATCATTCCCTCCTGCCTCCCTCTACCGCATCCACAGTAATTGTTGCACCGAAGCAGTTTCAACATCCTTCCATTCCCGTCTGGATTGACGATCAATCAGCAGATCGCCTAGCAATTGCACAGATGCTACAATACTGCAAAGGGAGTGGCTTGAAAGCTGTTCTGTAATGCAGAACACCACAGTCCTGGAGAACTGTAGAGGCAGATCCCAGCTCCAAATAGTATAATTTCTTAAAATAGGTTACTGCAAAGTTCCAGATTCCAATTCAGTATGCCACACCTTTAATCGATGTAAGCATCCATTTTgagttttctctttcttttctttcagcAGCTCATTTCCTATCGTCAGGAATACGGAACTGAAAAAACCAACAAACAAACCAATCTAGTCCAATGAATCATTGGACAATGAAATGAAAAGTATAATCCATATATAATCGGTAGCTATCTAAACTCCTTCCGGAGCGAGTATCTGCCGGCCTTCAGTGCAACACCACCGGACAGCCCTTTCTTCACGGCCGGCTCTGCCTTCTCCAGCTCTGCCGTCGCCGACCCCTCGCTCGGCTGCTGGAGCAGGGCCTGCTGCCACTGGGCAACCGCGGACTCCACGACGAAGAGGTTGGTGATGTCCCTGAGCGGCACCCGCCTCCGCGCCCTCCCGAGCCGCTTCAGATTGCAGCTCCTGACAGCTACGCCATGACTCCCATGAGGACGGGCGACGGCGGCCGTCGGGGTGGTCGCTGGCAGCAGATTCTCCTTGTCGGCGCGGTCAACTGCCATCTCGAAGAAGATCTGCCGCTCTCTGAGTCCGGGCTCGGTGCTGTACtaggcggcgaggtggctcggttGGAGCTTGGGATGGGACTGGAAGGATCTTCCATCCATGGGTATTTGTAACGAAGGTAGgagggaagaaggaggaggatgaAAAGATTTGAGTTTCGGGGAGAGGAGTGGGAGGGAGCTGACGGATCTGTGTTTCCTGCCATTTTTGGCAGGAAGGCTCCAAGAGCCAAGCAAATCTTCAAAAATTTCGCGAAATGTTTGGAGGAAATCGGGATTCGGGGCGGGTGCCAAAAGGCGCGCGCGGTAACTTGGTTTTTAGCCTGCACTGAACGGTTTCACGCGCTCCAGCGGTGGCTGGAAATAAGCGCACGTGAAAAATAATTGCGCGTCCGCGGGAAAGGGCGGCAGCTCGCGCGCAGCTTTTGGCGCGCCGCTTCCGGTGCGCCTATAAAATGCGGCGCTCGCCACGCGCCTATCTACACTGCCACGCGCGCCTCGTATCTTCTTCGCCGCTCCAGCGCCTTCACCGCTTCCTCTCCtcgccgctccagcgccccgccaccgacgcgcAACCATGCCGTCGCGCCGTCGAGGAgcgtcgggctaccgcggcgtccaccagcgccccaacggctggtactccgccgagattcggtccggcgacgtccggctcggcctcggtaCGTTCGAGACCTCGTACGAGGCCGCACGCGcctacgacgcggcggcgtggcgcctggACAGGCCGCGCCAGCAGATGAACTTCCAGGATGTCCACACGCGCCAGCAGGCGCAGGACGTCGCCCCTCCGCCTCGCCTTATCACGGACCAGGACCGTACGGAGCACGCTCgacggcagcgccgcctcctcgtcgccgaggaggacgagcgggccatggcggagtggcgccggcgccacccggaggacgtcgccaacGAGGAAGCCTTCTGGGCAAGACGCCGCGAGGAGCAGACGGCAAAGCGCCGCGCGGAGCGGTTGGATAGGTGTCGGCGGAAGGCCCTGGCGATATCGCAGTGCGAAATCGCTCAAAATGGTGGGCAGACAATCTTTTCGTCTGATGATGACCGTTGGAAGGACATGTCGCTCGATACCTCGGACCAGACCAGCGAgaatggcgatgatgatgatgatgatgacgacgactggGAGTAGGCTGTAGTTGCACTATCTAGTATTTTTTTATGTCGTTGCACCGTAGTTTTTTAATCTATCTATGCTATAGAACTATGTATCGCTTTTTATCTATGAATTTTATTTAtcgtttttattaaaaaaaaatgTACGCAATGTTTAGCGCGCGTTGCATTTTAGCGCGGCCGCTGGAGCTACGCGCGCGCTcaattttagcgcggctgctggccACGCCAAATCAGGCGAAGGGCGCGCGGTAAATGagtttttagcgcgcggcgcgtTGCGCGGCCGTCGGAGATGCTCTTAAGCGCCAGTTAGAGTTTTTTTTTTGAGCAAAAAGCGTCAGTTAGAGTGCATTTTGCTAACCGTCGCACACCTGCTCCACAGCACCAGTATCTAAATGGGACGGCCCATGTAGGGTTTTTTCACcgacttttttattttatttttatcaaattCGTGAAACTTTCCGCATTTTTACCAAATTTTAAAACATTTTCATTTATTGTGAACCTTTcatttcaaatccatgaactttttctcaaatgcGTTAATTTTTTGCGTGAACTCTTCCAGtgattatttttcaaatttgtgaacatttcttaAATTTGTGAGTTTTCTTTTCCAAATTTTGcgaaattttaatttttttaaagttATTTGAAATTCGTAAAAAAATCCCTCAAACTATTTTTTAAACTCATGAAATTTTTCGTGTTTTTGAACTTTTCAATTCAGTGAAATTTTTTTGAACCCCGTGATTTTTTTTAATCTTGGAACTTTTTTTTTGAATGTTTTAACCTTTTTGAATCTTGCGAACTTTTGTTGAACATGTTTGCTACTCTTATTTTCTATATTATTGTGTATGGCAAAGACCCAACCTGTATTCTTTCATTATCCATTTTTCATAGGGATTCCGGCTATTGAAATGATTAATTTCTTTTAAGCATCATTTTGGTATCatcttgatattaatatattctcTTTGTTGAAAAAAAAATACTGCCTCTAGCGACCAGACGAAAGCATGCAGTCGTGCTCGGGATCTTAAGTGCTCCTGCGTTTGAGATGGCCTAAGTCCTCAAGAAAGTTGCATATCACCAAGAATCAGAATACGACACTATTAAATTCAAGAGGTTGAAGTTAGATATtctcagtggcggagccaggaatatAGTATGAGGAGGGCCAAGTGTAGTAAATCCCTGCTAGGGAGGGCCAGCTCATAAGAATACATCATTTTTGCAACCATTGTACATCTATTAGCATGCATATTAGGCTTAATACAACNNNNNNNNNNNNNNNNNNNNNNNNNNNNNNNNNNNNNNNNNNNNNNNNNNNNNNNNNNNNNNNNNNNNNNNNNNNNNNNNNNNNNNNNNNNNNNNNNNNNNNNNNNNNNNNNNNNNNNNNNNNNNNNNNNNNNNNNNNNNNNNNNNNNNNNNNNNNNNNNNNNNNNNNNNNAGTCCCCCCTTTCTCCGCCACTGGATATTCTTTTGAGCTGACAATTGAATCCTTGAGTTGACGGTTTGTTATTTGGAGTTGCGCGTTACATATGATTTTCGTTCTGTGATTATTTTGTGCAGTTGGAGTTTGAATATATCAGCTCAAAGTTCAATCTGTTTGGACTTCAAAGTGCGCACCAGTAGCATTCTCGTGTTCCAGATTCGAGTTATTTTCTAACAAAAAATGTTTATGCGTGTCATCCAAAACTTGTTTCGGATGCGTGCTTGCTAACTGCTCCAAGTCTTTAGTCTTAAAAAAGTAGCAGATCATCACGAATCATAATACCACGTTCCTCTACGTGCCTCGCATATCTTAACTCGAAACAAAAACACACATGTATCACAGAAGCTACTGCCCACCCCACTGTGCCAAATAAAATGCAACCCCGGCCACAGCTTGATGCGACGTCTCGACCACGCCTGCACCTCTTCCTCTTTGGACGCTACTCCCCAACCCAGCGCGCGAGCTCGCCGAGGCAATGTCCGGCTCGGCGTCGACGACGCTGCAATACACGGGGATCGGCGCCTTCGTCGCCATCGTCCTCCTCGGCCTCGTCTACTTCGGCCGGTCCATCATCACCGGCCGCCACGATGTCCACACCAGGCATGACACGGCCACCGCGAGCCCGGGGCAGCAGCTGGGCCTTGCCCCCGACGACATCGCCGTGCTCCCGACGTTCACGTACCTCGGCGCTTCGCCTGgccgctggggcggcggcggcggcaaggccaAGGCCAAGGCTGTGGCAGCGGACAGCTGCGCGGTCTGCCTCGAAGAgctccgcgggggcgcgctggtgcGCATGCTGCCGTCGTGCAAGCATTACTTCCATGCGACCTGCGTCGACGTGTGGCTGCTGTCGCACGCGACGTGCCCAGTCTGCCGAGCGAGCCCGGCGCCCGAGAAAGTCCGCCTGGGCGCGGTGTCCATGTCGCCGCCGCTCCCGCAGCTCCGACCATACGGCGGGTCGCCCAAGGGAGGCGATGTTTCCAGGTTGTCGTCTCCAGCGGTCAGGTCTTCGACGCAGCCGGAGCTTTTCCTCCACGTGAGCAATGCCCACTCAGTAATGGCGCCGTCGCCGACTAGACCTGCGACGCCGGACAGACGAGTGTTTCGGTCAAGTTCATCTTCTCAGGCGATGACAGATTTGCATTTGGCGGAGGCTGTGTAAGCCATACTTGTGTTTTACGCTTCTATCATTCTGGGGCAACAAATTCTACCAGCTCTTCAAATGGACCAGCAATTTTGTATATATGCAAGTTAGGAAACTTTTGAGCAAAGGGCAACCGGCCAACCGCTTATTCGCTGCAGCAAAATTGGGAATTGGTGGACCAAAGACCGACTCTAGGCATCGGCTGATCGATGTTGGCAACAGATCGGTCACCTCGTGAGCCGTACCAAATGTCCACCATCAGACTCGGTCGTCCCTCTCGTCCATCCCTGTGCAGCGCACACTTCGTGCACCATCCTCGTGAGCCGTAAAAATGGTACGCATGCCTCCCCGCACGCAGCGAAGCTGGTCGCCTGCATCGCCCAGGAGCAGCGCTATCCCTCCCCCTCCCGTGACTACGGCAACGTCGTAACCAGTCACGGTACCGCCGTCACCTCCATTATAACAACTGGTTGCAGTCGTCGTGCACCGTCAAGAACGCTCGCGGCACAGACGACTTGCAATGTAGGAATTTTTGGTGTCTTCCAAAACATTATATACTACATTTATTTGGTTGATGAATGAAATCATACGGAATTGGTGTATGAATGATTGGTACAAATATTTGCAATTGAACTTAAGGAAATTTACTCAAGGAGCTGGGTACAAACTATACCGGAATACAGCATGTATATGTACACTGGAATTATTTTGCCTGGGCACAGTATATGTTTGAAATTGGCTAGGCTATTTACAGGTTCAGCTCTGTAGATTGATAAGTCTACACGTTTAAATAGGTATCATATACTATTTAAACGTGGCATATATCTCACATATATGTGCTTAGGGACAAGAAGACGTTTGACTCGGAAAATAATCGGTCATGATCACGGTTGGTTAATTCGATTAGGAGTCTAACTGAATTCTATCCGGATATGGATTTGAATATTCAGGAATATGAGTATAAATATGTCTCTGCCCTCTAGCCTCAGATACGCACATTGTGAGCTACACCACGGACTTGGCGGAGGAATTAGAAGGTAGACAAATATACTCGTGCTATGTTATTTTCGCAACATTGATATCAGAGCCAGATCGCTTAGAGTTTTGACGGCCAAAACAAAATCTCCTTTTTAGAGATTGGAAAACGGACGTCATCCTCTGGCTATTTTCCTGGAAACAAGCTTCCACACGTACTCCTGCCAAAGTCTGGAACAGAGTCGCTCGCCTCGATCTCGCCAACGCCGCTCGCCCGAtctcgcctccaccgccgcctctccGTCCCTGCCGCGGCGGACGCCTCGCCGCCTCCACCTCAAGTCCACCTCGCCGTCCCGCCGCGACCGCCGCTCACAGATCGATCCGTCCCTAACTACTCCCGAGCTGCCGCTCACAGATCGATCCGCCAGAGTCCATCAGCCGCCTCGACCTTGACGGTGCCACGCGCTCCGGCGCGGAACCAGCCGCGAAGTCGCCGTCCCTGCCGCTCACGCGACCTCAAGCCGAAGGTCGCCACCCGTCCGCCGAACTCCGCGGCCCGCTGAAGCTGCTCGCATAGCCGTCTTCACCGCCTAGTGTGTCCACAAGCTGCTGTTGGATAGCTGTCAAACTGCTGTACGGTGTGGACATCAACACGTACTACAGGAATTAACCATTGCCGCTGGCTACTGGGAATCTGCAACTCACGACCTTGTTCATTGTTGCTGCTGCTACagactaatttctggaattttgcTAAGGTAATTACCTTACCCAATGGCCTCCAACAGTGTGTTTGCTGAGTTGCTTAGGTCTTATAAATTGGATGGTTCAAATTTTACTGTCTGGAAGAGAAAGATCAT
Protein-coding regions in this window:
- the LOC123169712 gene encoding uncharacterized protein, yielding MAVDRADKENLLPATTPTAAVARPHGSHGVAVRSCNLKRLGRARRRVPLRDITNLFVVESAVAQWQQALLQQPSEGSATAELEKAEPAVKKGLSGGVALKAGRYSLRKEFR